Proteins encoded within one genomic window of Balneolaceae bacterium:
- the def gene encoding peptide deformylase: protein MSVLPIVTYNDPILKQKTEPVSENSEKLQTLIDNMFETMYQASGVGLAAPQIGKSIQLFVMDADSITEEVDDEPNIGPVTLINPEIIKEDEEKVKLEEGCLSIPEVRDDVSRPKSITVRYKDRDFNEQTMETSGWIARVIQHEYDHLQGVLFLDYLSAFKRRLHKSTLKKIDKGKLETDYPLVSKS from the coding sequence ATGTCAGTTTTACCTATAGTTACATACAACGACCCAATTCTAAAACAGAAAACCGAACCGGTCTCAGAAAATAGTGAAAAGCTTCAGACCCTGATTGATAACATGTTTGAAACCATGTATCAAGCCAGCGGAGTTGGACTTGCAGCTCCTCAGATTGGAAAATCCATACAGCTTTTTGTGATGGATGCGGATTCCATAACCGAAGAGGTAGATGATGAGCCGAACATCGGGCCTGTCACATTGATCAATCCGGAAATCATAAAAGAGGATGAAGAAAAAGTAAAACTTGAAGAGGGGTGCCTGAGTATTCCGGAGGTGAGAGATGATGTTTCAAGGCCCAAATCCATAACGGTGAGGTATAAAGACCGGGATTTCAACGAGCAAACCATGGAGACATCAGGCTGGATAGCAAGAGTGATTCAGCATGAGTACGATCATCTGCAGGGTGTACTTTTCCTGGATTATCTGAGTGCATTTAAACGGAGACTTCACAAATCTACTCTCAAAAAAATTGACAAGGGCAAACTGGAAACAGATTATCCACTGGTTTCTAAATCGTAG
- a CDS encoding bifunctional (p)ppGpp synthetase/guanosine-3',5'-bis(diphosphate) 3'-pyrophosphohydrolase, with translation MANVDTDIREQVDQFELDKKQASGLRGLLRQCHKHLEETDDEFITRAFKLCCKSHENVKRASGEPYYQHPLEVAKIMAEEFNLDDLSVAAALLHDTVEDTSVTLEDIEELFGSTVKHIIDGLTKITGVFENRDTKQAETFMKLLLSMAEDIRVVLIKFADRLHNMRTIQHLPKQRQLNKATETIELYAPLAHRFGLFKIKNEFEDLCFKVIDPNSYKFLVRKLREKREAREAFIEEFMKPIKEELENQNFSFEIKGRPKHIYSIYRKMQTQQKPFEEIYDLFAIRIILEDPHTKEDCWRVYSVITDWYTPIPKRFRDFISVPKANGYQSLHTTVITKQGRKVEVQIRTRKMDYIAEQGLAAHWKYKEGSSGDSGELDKFVNWVRDVLDTPRPDAATEFVKDFQLNLYQDEIYVFTPQGELRTLPNGASVIDFAFDIHSEIGERAVSAKVNGKMAPLRQKLNIGDQVEIITGNKINLNADWMEVVVTHKAKARIRQYIKQKERRVANEGREAWEKRASRGKVEISDQELTKIAKRFKFNDAQEMFYEIGSGAFDVNELYRIVKQLKSKGRFDDEEEDDQTKKLSTEEITKEYYTTARSVGDGKALLVEGQLSDVKYSYANCCNPIPGDNVIGFISRNGDVKIHRSNCKNAHHLIRTESERIVDVSWAKNIEEQFLGAIKVIGEDRVGLVNDLTEVLSKSMQTNMKSINVSSEGGMFEGIITAHVNDLKHLEKIIQKIEKVDGIKTVMRYE, from the coding sequence ATGGCAAATGTGGATACAGATATCCGTGAACAGGTAGATCAATTTGAGCTCGACAAGAAACAGGCGAGCGGCTTACGGGGATTGTTGCGTCAATGTCACAAGCACCTGGAAGAGACGGATGATGAGTTTATTACCAGGGCTTTCAAACTTTGTTGTAAATCGCATGAAAACGTAAAGCGTGCATCCGGCGAGCCGTATTATCAGCATCCGCTTGAGGTTGCAAAAATTATGGCGGAGGAGTTCAACCTGGATGATCTCTCTGTAGCCGCCGCGCTTTTGCATGATACCGTAGAAGACACCAGCGTTACACTTGAAGATATTGAAGAGCTGTTTGGATCTACTGTAAAACATATCATCGACGGTCTTACCAAAATTACGGGTGTATTTGAAAATCGTGATACAAAACAGGCAGAAACGTTTATGAAGCTTCTGCTGTCGATGGCGGAAGATATTCGGGTGGTATTGATTAAATTTGCGGACCGTCTTCATAACATGCGTACGATCCAGCATCTGCCAAAACAGAGGCAGTTGAATAAGGCAACAGAGACAATAGAATTGTATGCGCCGTTGGCTCACCGGTTCGGGCTGTTTAAGATCAAGAATGAATTTGAGGATCTCTGTTTTAAGGTGATTGATCCGAATTCGTATAAATTCCTGGTTCGAAAACTGAGGGAGAAGCGTGAAGCGAGAGAGGCGTTTATTGAAGAGTTCATGAAACCCATCAAAGAGGAGCTCGAAAACCAGAATTTCTCATTTGAAATTAAGGGTCGCCCGAAGCACATCTATTCCATCTACCGGAAGATGCAGACGCAGCAAAAGCCGTTTGAAGAGATTTACGACCTGTTTGCCATTCGAATTATTCTTGAAGATCCACACACGAAAGAGGATTGCTGGAGAGTCTATTCCGTAATAACCGATTGGTACACGCCGATTCCGAAACGGTTTCGCGATTTTATTTCAGTTCCCAAAGCCAATGGATATCAATCCCTTCACACCACGGTAATTACCAAACAAGGGCGGAAAGTGGAGGTTCAGATTCGAACCCGAAAGATGGATTATATTGCTGAACAGGGACTGGCTGCACACTGGAAGTATAAAGAAGGCAGCAGTGGAGACAGTGGTGAGCTTGATAAATTTGTGAACTGGGTACGGGATGTTCTGGACACACCGCGACCGGATGCTGCCACCGAATTTGTGAAGGACTTTCAACTAAACCTTTACCAGGATGAGATCTACGTATTTACTCCCCAGGGAGAATTGAGGACTCTTCCTAACGGTGCTTCCGTAATAGACTTTGCTTTTGATATTCACAGTGAGATTGGTGAACGGGCCGTATCAGCCAAAGTAAATGGGAAAATGGCTCCCTTGCGCCAAAAATTAAATATTGGAGACCAGGTAGAAATTATCACGGGTAACAAGATCAACCTGAATGCCGACTGGATGGAGGTCGTGGTTACGCACAAAGCGAAAGCCCGGATCCGCCAGTATATTAAACAGAAAGAGAGACGCGTAGCCAATGAGGGTAGAGAAGCGTGGGAGAAACGGGCATCAAGAGGTAAAGTGGAAATTTCTGATCAGGAGCTTACCAAAATTGCCAAACGATTTAAGTTTAACGATGCACAGGAGATGTTCTACGAAATTGGCTCTGGTGCATTCGATGTAAATGAACTCTACCGGATCGTTAAACAGTTGAAGAGTAAAGGCAGGTTTGATGATGAAGAGGAGGATGATCAAACTAAAAAACTATCTACAGAAGAGATTACCAAGGAGTATTATACAACTGCACGATCTGTTGGCGACGGGAAAGCACTTCTTGTAGAAGGCCAATTAAGCGATGTAAAGTATTCGTATGCAAATTGTTGTAATCCAATTCCGGGCGATAATGTAATTGGATTTATCAGCCGAAACGGAGATGTAAAAATTCACCGGTCGAACTGTAAAAATGCCCATCACCTGATACGAACAGAGAGCGAACGAATTGTGGATGTCTCCTGGGCAAAAAATATTGAAGAACAATTCCTTGGGGCCATAAAAGTGATTGGAGAAGACAGGGTGGGACTTGTGAATGACCTTACAGAAGTTCTCTCCAAATCGATGCAAACAAATATGAAGAGCATAAATGTAAGCAGTGAAGGGGGGATGTTTGAAGGAATTATTACAGCTCATGTAAACGATCTGAAACACCTCGAAAAAATTATACAAAAGATCGAAAAAGTTGATGGTATTAAGACGGTGATGCGCTATGAGTGA
- the fmt gene encoding methionyl-tRNA formyltransferase, producing MRSLNIVFMGSPDFAIPSLEKIHESKHNILAVVSNPDKRRGRGRKPAPTPVKKRAIELDLQTIDVDDLNSDSFHNQLKELKPDLFVVVAFRILPASVLEIPSIGSVNLHASLLPKYRGAAPIHWAIIKGEKETGCTVFFLDKKVDTGKIIAQNRTVIDLFETTGDVYNRLKKSGADLLVQSINRIADGTVEPTPQNHELATPAPKLYNENTHIDFSKPAKEVHNFIRGTESLSYSMV from the coding sequence ATGCGGTCACTCAATATTGTTTTTATGGGATCGCCCGATTTTGCGATTCCCAGCCTTGAAAAAATTCATGAATCGAAGCATAATATCCTCGCTGTTGTCAGCAATCCTGATAAACGAAGGGGAAGAGGCCGAAAACCAGCACCTACGCCGGTTAAAAAGAGGGCAATTGAACTGGATCTCCAAACGATTGATGTTGATGATTTGAACTCAGATTCGTTTCATAATCAACTCAAAGAGTTAAAACCGGACCTTTTTGTTGTTGTAGCATTTCGAATTTTACCGGCCTCTGTTTTAGAGATTCCCTCTATTGGTTCTGTGAATCTGCATGCATCACTATTACCAAAATACCGGGGAGCTGCACCCATCCACTGGGCGATTATCAAAGGAGAAAAAGAGACTGGCTGTACTGTATTTTTTCTGGATAAAAAAGTGGATACAGGAAAAATTATCGCACAGAACCGAACAGTTATCGATCTGTTTGAAACAACCGGAGATGTTTACAATCGTCTTAAAAAATCGGGTGCAGATCTGTTGGTTCAATCGATCAATCGAATAGCAGATGGAACTGTTGAACCAACACCTCAAAATCACGAACTGGCAACACCGGCGCCAAAACTCTACAATGAAAATACACACATTGATTTTAGTAAGCCCGCGAAAGAAGTTCACAATTTTATTCGTGGGACTGAGTCCCTTTCCTACAGCATGGTGTAG
- a CDS encoding HU family DNA-binding protein, which translates to MVTYTKRDIVRAVADKMDVPLNQAEPWVESVIESLRDKMMAADPTCRIELRNFGVFEVKETKAKPKARNPKTNEVIYVPAHRKTHFKPSKKLKKFLKKPLSEVKGDD; encoded by the coding sequence ATGGTTACTTACACAAAACGTGATATTGTACGCGCAGTTGCTGATAAAATGGATGTGCCCCTAAACCAGGCAGAACCATGGGTAGAATCTGTTATCGAATCTTTAAGAGACAAGATGATGGCTGCCGATCCTACCTGTAGAATTGAGCTCAGAAATTTTGGGGTGTTCGAGGTAAAAGAAACAAAAGCGAAACCAAAAGCACGTAACCCCAAAACCAACGAAGTGATCTACGTACCGGCTCACAGAAAGACACATTTTAAGCCGAGCAAAAAGCTGAAGAAGTTCTTGAAAAAACCTCTGAGCGAGGTGAAAGGAGACGATTGA
- the ruvX gene encoding Holliday junction resolvase RuvX produces MSEFGRILGVDVGSKRVGLARTDLLRTNANPFGTFPPDQSIREIEKQVQTEGPVKAIVVGWPLTPQGDPTDATELVKNYIQSLKKKFRDIKIYKMDERYTSRQALKLLVDAGVPKKKRSEKGRVDQAAAALILQQFLEAHPEI; encoded by the coding sequence TTGTCTGAATTCGGTAGAATTTTAGGTGTGGATGTGGGCAGTAAACGAGTGGGTTTAGCCCGAACCGATCTGCTCAGAACAAATGCAAATCCATTTGGCACCTTTCCGCCGGATCAATCCATCAGGGAGATAGAAAAGCAGGTACAAACAGAAGGTCCTGTGAAGGCCATCGTTGTAGGGTGGCCTTTAACCCCTCAGGGAGATCCCACTGATGCTACTGAGTTAGTAAAGAATTATATTCAATCTCTGAAAAAAAAATTCAGAGATATTAAAATCTACAAAATGGACGAACGTTACACCTCGCGCCAGGCTTTAAAGTTATTGGTTGATGCAGGTGTACCTAAAAAGAAACGTAGCGAAAAGGGAAGGGTAGATCAGGCTGCAGCAGCCTTGATTTTACAGCAGTTCCTGGAAGCACATCCCGAAATTTAG
- a CDS encoding ankyrin repeat domain-containing protein, protein MELSPLLQAARDGNLKQANELIEEGADINETSKNGSSALIYAAEGEHMEVVKYLIEHGADPAIQTKMGGTALNRAAENGNIEMMKYLLDNGTPIGDLALIVAAREGNPEAVKVLIESGADVNAKQRWGQTALMLAAREGHSAVVKLLLDSGANVRKKDKNGDTALNIAIDNDNSDIAIQLRRAGAKAQIKQSSPVQEEEDEEDDVGDDTPDVDELISDDEMPDDVDLDEDI, encoded by the coding sequence ATGGAGCTTTCACCTTTATTACAAGCTGCCCGGGATGGAAATTTAAAACAAGCTAATGAGCTTATTGAAGAGGGAGCAGATATTAATGAAACCAGTAAAAATGGATCTTCGGCTTTAATTTATGCTGCTGAAGGGGAACACATGGAGGTTGTAAAGTATCTGATTGAACATGGCGCGGATCCCGCCATTCAAACCAAGATGGGAGGAACAGCTCTCAACAGGGCCGCTGAGAACGGAAACATCGAGATGATGAAGTATTTGTTGGATAACGGTACACCAATTGGAGATTTAGCCTTGATTGTAGCTGCCCGCGAAGGTAATCCGGAGGCGGTAAAAGTATTAATTGAATCCGGTGCAGATGTTAATGCAAAACAGAGATGGGGGCAAACAGCATTAATGCTTGCCGCAAGAGAAGGGCATTCTGCTGTGGTAAAACTTCTGCTCGATTCAGGAGCAAACGTTCGGAAAAAAGATAAAAATGGCGATACTGCACTCAACATTGCGATAGATAACGATAATTCTGATATAGCCATACAGTTACGCCGGGCAGGTGCAAAAGCTCAAATTAAACAGAGCAGCCCTGTACAGGAGGAAGAAGATGAAGAGGATGATGTGGGAGACGATACTCCGGATGTAGATGAGCTAATCTCGGACGATGAGATGCCGGATGATGTAGATCTTGACGAAGATATTTAA